Proteins found in one Natrinema saccharevitans genomic segment:
- a CDS encoding DUF5658 family protein, protein MGGSGLLTRLPALTRPSINTIAWICAVISYVIGDTATTVYFLSTTPATEANPLVETLIGSYGLWAIVGWKLLLFGPFYLVYRLSPAWARITVPIVVALLGVVLTGWNLYHGLVVLQCCA, encoded by the coding sequence ATGGGTGGGAGTGGTCTATTGACCCGGTTGCCAGCCCTGACAAGACCGAGTATCAACACTATAGCCTGGATCTGTGCTGTGATCTCCTATGTGATCGGCGACACCGCGACCACAGTGTACTTTCTCAGTACAACGCCGGCGACCGAAGCAAATCCACTGGTTGAAACGCTAATTGGAAGTTATGGGCTGTGGGCGATCGTCGGGTGGAAACTCCTCCTATTCGGTCCCTTCTATCTCGTATATCGCCTCTCACCCGCATGGGCCCGGATTACAGTGCCAATTGTGGTAGCACTACTTGGAGTCGTCCTGACCGGATGGAATCTCTACCATGGGCTTGTTGTCCTCCAGTGCTGTGCATAA